A single genomic interval of Osmia lignaria lignaria isolate PbOS001 chromosome 9, iyOsmLign1, whole genome shotgun sequence harbors:
- the cutlet gene encoding chromosome transmission fidelity protein 18 homolog, translating into MDSEFPDPDEEFDLVHEDEYELLKEIEELEEKKLAESKRNKTVQEKSLQKNESNTSITNVSKELNTPIPNNTQRNLCTPSTSKIIECNSNAEIDNTKKRGYDEIFGDISDILETNEFGGFEEPKEKKPRWDEPQDIIKAVLDAREKFHEFSRGVSGKKNHIKDTRESISLKVPRWNFIAVTRPHDAQRIYVRVKSDEKNIIKRNTTSISNLLSIPYSQLKAEAEEIIIENVKRASCENSEVSVIETNENDELWVDKYRPRSYIELLSDESVNRHLLHWIKLWDKVVFNRNYVPSKKEKLQSTFGNRKFIKNEVFEEVDSSGFPIRRVVLLTGPPGLGKTTLAHLAAKHAGYNVVEINASDERNPDAFRQVLLASTQMKAVMGNDPRPNCLVLDEIDGAPAASIDLLIKFVQGKLTTKSKKDKTKSNKKSNICHRPVICICNEPYTPSLRALRAIALIIPVPEVSLARLADRLMKISQREQLKVNPHALMKLVEISGCDIRSCLGALQYMGGIRLGDNLSFALKDSRKGLFDSWKQILTIPVNKNGILPISERVRLVLKTVQQGETEKLAQGIFHNYPEVCNEKLNYISTCLQWFQFYDEICSSVGHLQNWSIMPYTNYAFVTWHLYFSKARTVRLSYPSIVYEAQQKSEKSIGILTSVHRNSGCDSTVLAVDIAPFLPDLLSPRLRTISGHLHSNKEKDDIARIVNVLLQFGLSFTQERSLDGIYNYKLDPNIFEIAIFPGCKQHRSLAYSVKQIIVQELDAERLRRSANAIKVITNSTQNENKNISEQNVTTKPVGSEVAIDEQTKTKEIVYKDFFGRVIKVNPDKQKTTNAILMEKYPVWYKYKQGYSNAVRRFIKMKDFL; encoded by the exons atGGATTCTGAATTTCCGGACCCTGATGAAGAATTTGATTTAGTCCACGAGGATGAATATGAGCTTTTAAAAGAGATAGAAG AGCTTGAAGAAAAGAAACTAGCAGAatctaaaagaaataaaactgtacaAGAAAAATCTTTGCAGAAAAATGAATCAAATACTTCCATAACTAATGTGTCCAAAGAATTAAATACTCCAATACCTAATAATACGCAAAGAAATTTGTGTACACCTAGTACCAGTAAAATTATTGAATGCAATAGTAATGCTGAAATTGACAATACAAAAAAACGGGGTTATGATGAAATTTTTGGTGACATTTCAGATATATTAGAAACAAATGAGTTTG GTGGCTTTGAAGaaccaaaagaaaaaaaaccacGATGGGATGAACCTCAGGATATAATTAAAGCAGTATTAGATGCTAGagaaaaatttcatgaatttaGTAGAGGAGTTTCTGGGAAAAAAAATCATATTAAAGA TACAAGAGAATCTATATCTCTGAAAGTTCCTCGCTGGAATTTCATAGCTGTAACTAGACCACATGATGCACAGCGTATATATGTCAGAGTAAAAAGTGATGAAAAgaacataattaaaagaaatactaCTTCTATTTCCAATTTATTATCAATACCATACAGCCAACTTAAAGCTGAAGCTGAAGAAATT ATCATAGAAAATGTTAAACGTGCCAGTTGTGAAAATTCCGAAGTTTCTGTCATTGAAACTAATGAAAATGATGAATTGTGGGTTGATAAGTACAGACCTAGAAGCTATATAGAATTACTTTCAGATGAAAGTGTGAACAGACATTTGTTACACTGGATAAAACTTTGGGATAAAGTGGTTTTTAATCGAAATTATGTTCCGagcaaaaaggaaaaattgcAGTCTACATttggaaatagaaaatttattaaaaatgaagttTTTGAAGAAGTAGATAGTAGTGGTTTCCCGATTCGGAGAGTAGTACTGCTTACTGGACCACCTGGATTAGGGAAAACCACTTTAGCTCATTTAGCAGCTAAACATGCCGGCTATAATGTAGTAGAAATTAATGCAAGTGATGAAAGAAATCCAGATGCTTTTAG acAAGTTCTTCTTGCATCAACACAGATGAAAGCTGTAATGGGAAATGATCCTCGGCCGAATTGTCTAGTTTTAGATGAGATTGATGGAGCGCCGGCCGCATCAATCGATCTTTTAATTAAGTTTGTACAAGGTAAATTaactacaaaaagtaaaaaagataaaacaaaaagtaataaaaaatcaaatatttgtcATCGTCCTGTAATATGCATTTGTAATGAACCATACACACCTTCATTAAG AGCTCTTAGAGCAATTGCTCTTATTATACCTGTACCAGAAGTAAGTCTTGCAAGACTAGCAGATAGATTAATGAAAATATCGCAAAGAGAACAGTTAAAAGTAAATCCACATGCTCTTATGAAATTAGTGGAAATATCTGGTTGTGACATTAGATCATGTTTAGGAGCATTACAATACATGGGTGGTATTCGTTTAGGAGATAATTTATCTTTTGCATTAAAAGACAGTCGAAAGGGACTGTTTGATTCAtggaaacaaatattaacaataccTGTGAACAAAAATGGAATACTTCCGATTTCAGAAAGAGTACGTCTTGTATTAAAAACTGTACAACAag gAGAAACAGAAAAACTAGCACAAGgcatatttcataattatccaGAAGTTTGTAATGAAAAGTTGAATTACATATCTACATGTTTACAATGGTTTCAATTTTATGATGAAATTTGTTCATCCGTTGGACATCTTCAAAATTGGTCTATTATGCCTTATACAAATTATGCATTTGTTACTTGGcatttatatttttccaaaGCAAGGACTGTTAGATTATCTTATCCTTCGATCGTTTATGAA GCGCAACAAAAAAGCGAGAAAAGTATAGGAATTCTAACAAGTGTTCATCGTAATAGTGGTTGCGACAGTACAGTGTTAGCTGTCGATATTGCCCCCTTTTTACCCGATTTGTTGTCTCCACGATTACGAACAATATCTGGACACTTACATtcgaataaagaaaaagatgatATTGCTCGAATAGTAAATGTTCTACTTCAATTTGGTCTTTCATTCACACAAGAAAGAAGTCTTGATGGAATTTACAACTACAAGCTAGATCC caatatttttgaaattgctATTTTTCCTGGATGTAAACAACATCGTTCACTTGCATATTCAGTCAAGCAAATAATTGTTCAGGAGTTAGATGCTGAACGATTGCGTCGATCAGCAAATGCGATAAAAGTTATAACGAATTCTActcaaaatgaaaataagaatATTTCAGAGCAGAATGTTACTACAAAACCTGTAGGATCAGAAGTTGCTATAGATGAACAAACGAAAACAAAAGAAATC GTATATAAGGATTTCTTTGGAAGAGTCATTAAAGTAAATCCAGATAAACAAAAAACGACGAACGCTATCCTAATGGAAAAGTATCCTGTATGGTATAAATATAAACAAGGTTATAGCAATGCTGTCCGCCGAttcataaaaatgaaagatttcctctga